The genomic DNA ACTACCTCGCGGCTCTCGATCGCGAACTCGACACCGATCCGACCGACACCGATTCGCCGTTCTGACGAGAAACCAGCACTCGCGCGCGACCACGGCTAGATGATCAGATTTCTACGGTTTCTCGTGATCGCCAACATGCTCCGACCACCCTGGCTCCCTGCCCGCCAGTTCTGACCGCAACTCGCCCAAGTCCCCGCCCCCAATCTAGAAATCGCTCCGGCCCCCCAGTTCCTCTCCAAACTACCGCCTTGCTCTTCGCCTCTTCGTGCTACGTCCAAAGCTATAACTCCTTGAAATAGCAATGGATTCGCTCTACAGAGAGGCACATGTCCACCAAGCGCGGAAAGGCCTGGGGCCCCGACAACCCCCACCCCCTCTCAGTCCTTAGGACCGAGCTCGTCTGGGAAGGGAAGTACGACGAGTACGGGGACCGTCGGCTAGTCGACGTCGCCGGCCAGGCTATGCCGATGCAGAGAATCGAGACGGTTGACCAGCCGCGCTCTGAGGCAGCGGCGGTCGGCCAGGTGGACCTATTCGAGAAGAAGCACCGGCGTCAGGATGACTTCCGAAACCTACTCGTTTGGGGCGACAACAAGCTGGTGACTTCCTCGCTTCTAAAGGACTTCGCGGGGAAGCTCGACCTCATCTACATCGACCCGCCCTTCGATGTCGGGGCAGACTTCACGATGACCATCCCCTTGGGCGAGGAGTCCGAGTCCGTTTTCAAGGACCAATCCACGCTTGAAATGGTCGCCTACCGCGACATGTGGGGCCGCGGAACCGACTCCTATCTCGCGATGATGAGTGACAGGCTTTCCTTAATGCACGGGCTTCTTTCCGACCGGGGGAGCCTTTTCGTGCACGTAGACTGGCGCGTCTCCCAGCATCTTCGACTCATCCTTGACGAGCTATTCGGCCGAGGTGCCGCAGGGGACGGTGGTGGCGGTTTCCGCAACGAAATCGCCTACTGCTATAGCGGCGGTGGGGTCCCCCGGCGTGAGATGCCACGCAAGCACGACACGATTCTCTGGTACACCAAGTCCCCTGAGTGGACGTTCAACACCATCTACCGACCCTATTCCGAGGGAACCGTCCAGCGCGGCAGGACCGCCGTAAAGGGGCCCGATGCGGCCCTCCGGAAGGAGGGGACTCCCATCAACGACTGGTGGCCTGATGTGAAGAAAATCACGTCGCCCACAGACCCCGAGAAGCTCTACTACAACACGCAGAAGTCCGAAGCTCTTCTCGAGCGAATCATCAATATGTGTTCGGAACCAGACCATCTTGTCGGCGACTTCTTCTGCGGTTCTGGAACGACCGGAGCCGTTGCTGAGCGCCTCGGCCGCCGTTGGATAATGGCCGACCTGGGCCGCTTCGCGATTCACACCTCGAGGAAGCGCATCATTGACCTACAGCGGAACCTCCACGAAGAGGGCGA from bacterium includes the following:
- a CDS encoding site-specific DNA-methyltransferase: MSTKRGKAWGPDNPHPLSVLRTELVWEGKYDEYGDRRLVDVAGQAMPMQRIETVDQPRSEAAAVGQVDLFEKKHRRQDDFRNLLVWGDNKLVTSSLLKDFAGKLDLIYIDPPFDVGADFTMTIPLGEESESVFKDQSTLEMVAYRDMWGRGTDSYLAMMSDRLSLMHGLLSDRGSLFVHVDWRVSQHLRLILDELFGRGAAGDGGGGFRNEIAYCYSGGGVPRREMPRKHDTILWYTKSPEWTFNTIYRPYSEGTVQRGRTAVKGPDAALRKEGTPINDWWPDVKKITSPTDPEKLYYNTQKSEALLERIINMCSEPDHLVGDFFCGSGTTGAVAERLGRRWIMADLGRFAIHTSRKRIIDLQRNLHEEGEPYRAFDVYNLGRYERQWWQKERLSGADEEHRRVVLEFFKAEILEHTSSPYIHGRKGPAFCHVDSIDSIFTRDEARAVAKAVAEAGGKECFCLAWEFEMEIRQATAALERELGVKLKLIQIPREIMEKQRSSPPPFLEMAVLEAEPIYRKNGKSKGKLVDIRLKKFLPSLAEVPTKELEALRERAIKSGFDFIDFWAVDFDWVPEKPFNHHWQDYRTRKDRSLLTESDAGFSYPKKGKYTACVKVVDVFGCDTSITLEVKV